A window of Candidatus Palauibacter scopulicola genomic DNA:
GTGCTGGGTGTGCGTGAGGTCGGCCATGCGCGCGATCAGCACGTCGGGCCGGGCCGCCACCAGCGCGTCCAGCGTCGGCGGCATGTGCCAGCCGTAGCCGATCTGCTGGATCTCACCCGCGCGTGCCTTGCGGCGCAGGTCATCGTGGTAGCTGTTGTGCCCGCCGACGGCGACGATCCGGTCCTCGACCCCGAGTACGCGCAGCATGGCCTCCTGGGGTTGCTCGTTGACGGCGATCCGCCGGACGGGCGTTCGGATCAGCGAGGCGCCCGCCAGATCCCCCGTCAGGGCGGGCGGCTCCAGGCCTCTCGGGACGAGCACGAGCCGGGCGCGCTGCGGCGGCCCGCCGGCCGATCCGCCCCAGGTGACGACGGACGCTTCGATGTCGACGACGCGATAACCGTCCCGTTCGACGACGCTGAAGGTCTCCGCAAAGGGCGTTTCCAGCGGTTCTCCGTCGACGGTTCCCGGATCGTGGGACACGCCGGACGCGCACGCGGCGAAGCCGACGGACAGAAGAGGGGCCGTCAGGCGAAAGGGGGCGGGAATCCTCGGAGGGTCTCGCATCGGAGCGAGAACGTCGCGAACCTGGCACACAGCGTCAACATCGTCGGCGCCGGCGGAGGCAGGCGCGGAGGCAGGCCGTCAGCGGCGGGCGGTGAGCGCGCCCGTCGCGTCGATCGTGACCTCGAGCGGGGTCGGCGCGTCGAGCGGCGTGACGGTCTCCGAGCCGTCGGGCCAGCGGACGCGGACGGCAGCCGGTTCCGCCGCGAGTCCCATCACCTGAACCGGATCGTCCTGCGACCAGTAGCCGCCGCCGGCGCGCACCTCTCGCAGCGGACCGAGTGCTCCACCGGCGTACTCGAGACGGATGGCGGCGCCGATGGCGGCCGGGTTGCCGGGGGCGCCCCGCAGCCGGACGCGCAGCCCGGGCTTCGCGCCCGTGTTCCGGTACAGCTTCGTCCCGGCCGCGTTCTGGCTGACGAGCACGTCCACACGCCCATCTGCGTCGTAGTCCGCGAAGGCCGCCCCCCGCTGCTCGCCGTACACCGCGATGCCCGACCGCTGTCCCGGGACCGGCGTCACCGCCCCCGTTCCGTCGCCCCGCAGCCACAGGCCGCGCCCCCCGTCGTTCCGGTCCGCCTCGCCCCGCAGCGCGAACAGGTTCTGGCTCAGGAAGACATCCTCGTGCCCGTCCCCGTCCATGTCGGCCACCCCCGCGTGAAAGGCGGGCGCCAACTGCGCTTCGCGCGGCAGGTCGAACGCCTCGAACGATCCGCCCCGGTTGATGAACAGGGTATGCGCCAACGTCGTCGCCTCGACCGTCGGCAGGAGGTCCGCGGGCTGCTCCAGGATCTCGTTAACGCCCAACTGCCCGTAGTGCTCGAACCCCTGGATGCGGTTGCGAAGGAAGGGGAGGCCGCCGGCCAGCGTGAGAAGTCCCCGCACCGGCACCATTGAGCGCGTGAACTCGTCGTAACGCGCCTCGATCACGTCGCGGAAACCGTCGTTGTCGAGGTCGGCGTGATAGGCGGTGGCCGGATGCTCGGGGCTCGCCGTGAACTGCGAGTTGAGTCCCCGGTTGGAGGCGATGAGGTCGGGCAGCCCGTCTTCGTTGAGGTCTCCCGTCGTCACCCCGTTCCACCACCCGGTTCGCGAGTCGAGTCCGAAGGCGGCCGTCGCGTCCTCGAATCGTCCATCGCGATTGACGAGCAGCCGAACCGGTCCCCACTCGATGGCGAGCAGGAGGTCCGGGTCGCCATCCGCGTCCACATCGCTGAAGGCGGCGCCGGACACGAGGCCCACGCCGGCCAGCACCGCCGCGTTCGACGCGTCGAGGACGTACCGGCCGCCCTCGTTGAGGAAGAGGCGGGAGGTCGCCGCGGCCGGATACTGGCCGGGGACCACGCGGCCCCCCGCGAACAGATCGACATCGCCGTCCCCGTCGACGTCGGCCGCCGCGAGCGGGCCGGTGCTCGACTCGGCCGCCGGGAGCGTCTGCGCCTCGCGGAGCGCCGTGCCGGAGGCCCGCAGCACCGTGGCCGAGGGGGCCGCCCGGTCGGTGCCGTCGTACGTTGCGGTTCCGACGACCACCGAGGCGCCGGCCCGGCCGGGGACGATGACGAGGCCGGTCTGGTCGCCCGGGGATGGCGCCGGCCCGGCCGGACCGCCGCCTTGTGCTCCCCGATCCGGCACGAACCCGCCCCCGCCGTCGCCGCGGAAGACCGAGAGGCCGGCCCCGCCCCCGCCGCCAACCAGGGCGTCCGTGTCTCCGTCACCGTCGATGTCGCCCCACGCGACGCCCGGGCCGCCCTGTCCCAGGCGCCACGTGATGAGCGGCTGCTGCGCGAAGTCGTCGAACGAGTTCTCCCGGTGACGGTGCCCGAGCAGGTCGGACACATCGTCGAACAGGGGGGCCTCCGGATCCGCCGTCCCGGCAGCAGCCGCCCCTCCGGCCGCGGGCTCCCGGATCTCGTAGATGCGGTTCGTGCGGACGTTCTCCACGCGGCTCACCGTCCCGTCTCGCCACACGACCTCGATCGTCATCTCTCCGCCGGGCGCGGCGAAGCTGGCCATCGCCTCCGAACCCGAGAGGTACAGCCCTCCAGCGACGATCTCCTTCGTCTGCGCCGGCAACCCGCTCCCCGACAGACGGATCTGCGCGCCGACGCCCCCGGTGTTGAGCCCCCTGCCGACGAGCCGCACGGCCACCCGCGGCGCGCGCCCCACGTTCCGGTACACCCCCGCCGGCGCGAGCAGCCGGTTCGTCACGATATCCAGATCCCCGTCCCCGTCGAGATCCGCCGCCGCCATCCCGTGCGTGATGTCCTCGTCCCCCGCGAAACCCCACGCCTCCCCCACCTCCTCGAAGGTCAGGTCTCCGCGATTGCGGAAGGCGACGTTGGAGAGGCGTAGCGGCGGGAAGCCGAGGATCCGCTGACGCCAGTCCATCGAGCCCACCCTCTGCGCCGCGTCCTTGTCCATCGCGTCGTAGAAGTGCCCGGTCCCCAGGAGCAGGTCCTCGAACCCGTCGAGGTCGACATCCACGAAGGTGCTTCCCCACGACCAGCCGGACGCGTCGAGGCCCGCGAACTGCGCGGCCTCCGCGAAGGTCCCGTCCCCCCGGCTCACGTAGAGCGTGTTGCGCGGCTTCTGCGGCCGGTTGCGGATCCGTCCCGCGAACGGCCGATCGGGCTCGCCCCCCACCATCTGCTTCATGCGCAGCCGCTGCTCCCGGCTCAGCATTTCCGCCACGAAAAAATCCGCGACCCCGTCCCGATCCACGTCCGAAAAATCCACCGCCATGGAGGCGAAGCTCGTGTTCCGCATGGCGAGCGGCGCCAGCATCCGGAAGCGCCCCGCCCCATCGTTGATCCAGATGTGGTCGGGGCTGTGGAAGTCGTTGCAGACGTACAGGTCGGGATCCCCGTCCCCGTCCATGTCCTGGAAACGGGCCGCGAGTCCCCACTCCAGCGGATCCGTCGCCAGCGGCTGCCCCTCCTCGTCGAGGAACGCGCCTTCCGTCCACGGCACCGGCGTGAACCGTCCCGTCCCATCGTTCAGGTAGAGCCGGTCGGGTTCCGCGAGTTCGAGCCGGGGGACCATCCCGTCCTGCACCTCGCCGAGCGTGAAGTGTTCCCGCCACTCCGGGAGGATCTCGAACCCGTCCCCGGTTTGCCGGTAGAGGTTGCTCGGCTGAAGGACTTCGGGGGGGAAGAGGTCCTGTACCGTCGCGACCTTGTTGTTCACCACGTACAGGTCGAGGTCCCCGTCCCCGTCGATGTCGGCGAGCGCCATCGACATGCTCCCGAGCGTCGACGAGAGCCCCGCCTCTTCCGTGCCGTCCGTGAAGTGGCCGGTACCGTCGTTCAGGTAGAGCGCGTTCGGGCCGCCGAGCGCGTTGACGAGCAGGTCGAGGTCTCCGTCGCCGTCCACATCGGCGAACACGGCGCCCGTCGAGAAGCGGTCCGCCGCCGCGACCCCCGCCTCCTCGGCGATGTCCTCGAAGCGCCAGCCGCCCAGGTTGCGGTAGAGCCGGTTCGGCCCGTCCATCCCCGCGAGATAGAGGTCGACGCGCCCGTCGCGGTCCACGTCCCCCGCCGCGACGCCGGACCCGTTCAGGTAGTGGCTGTTCGCGATGTACTGCTCTTCGGTCACGACGTTCTCGAACGAGATCCCGGTCTCCGAAGGGTCGAGTCGCTCGAATCCCGGCTCGTCGTCCCCCGACACCCGAAGCTCGGCCCAGCGATACCCGTCCTCCTCGACCCAGTCGAGCGCCCCCGGCCCGCACCCGCCGCCGAGCGCCGCCGCCGCGAGCAACGTGACGCGGACGAATAGCCGGGAGTCCTGATGAATGTGGGGCATGCACCTCGTGCGGGTTCGGGATCGACTCGCTCCGTACACGAGACACAACGAGCGAGCGGGCTTTATCATATCACTTGGCAATGTCGCGGGAATTGCGCACCCGCGTTCCCCCGAACCGGGGGAGGAGGGCGTCACATGAAGCGGAGGTCTGCCATAGCCGGGGGAGCCGCGGTCCGAGCGATCCGCCGGGGTGCGGGAGCGGTTGTATTCTTCAGCCTTTGCGTCGGGGTTGCGGGGTGCGGATTCGCGACGGATCCGGCCGAGAGGCCGCTGGAGGGGAGCTGGCTCGGCGCGGTGAGTCGGATCGACGGTGGAGGCGTGTCCTGGCAGCTCTGGCTGCGGGAGGACGGGCAGGGCAGCGTCTCGGGCCGGGTCAGCCGCACGGACTTCCGCCGCCTCCCCCACCCCGCCGAGCAGGTGTCCTCCGGCACCGTGAGCGGCGTGCACGAGCCTTCGAGGGTCCTCCTGACGCTCGACTACGGCGAGTCTTCGGAGCGCTTCGACGGTCGCATCCGGTCCGATGATCATATCACCGGGCTTATCGAGAGCGGCACGACCGTGCTGAACATCGGCACGCTGGAATTCCGCCGGATCGGCACAGCCGTCGACCCCTGACCTTACAATCAGCCGACGCCAAAACCTGCAATCAGCCGATATCAGAATGGACCATCGTTCCGAAACGGACATCATGGAATTGATCGCTCGCGCCCCATGGCGCGAGGCGGTGACGTACCGCGAGACGTGGCCCCACGAGTACGTCGTTACCGGGAAGGACGGGCAGCAGGAACTCCTCGCCGCCTTCTGCGAACGCATCCGGCGGGGAGAGGGTGTCACCTGCCGCTTCTTCCACCAGACGCGCGAGTACCTGTTCCTCGGCGACTACAAGTACTGGACGATGACGGAGTGCGCGGACATGGACGTGGAGGGCGGCGACTACATCCTCAACCGCGCGCTCCTGTACCGGGACCGCCGCGACTTCGAGATCCGCCGCGGCGACACCGGCAAGCGCGACGACTGACCCGCGGCAGGCGCCACAATTGTCCCTCCCAGCGAGCCAGGATCGGCGGCCGCGTCGCGTTCTCGTCACCGGAGCGAGCGGGTACGTCGGTGGACGGCTCGTCCCGGCCCTCGAGGCGCGCGGAGAACGGGTCCGCTGTCTCGCTCGTAACCCCCGGTATCTCTCCAACCGGTTCTCGAGCCGGACGGAGATCCTCGCGGGCGACGTGCTGGATCCCGACTCGCTCTCTAAAGCGCTCCTCGGCGTGGACGCCGCCTACTACCTCGTCCATTCGATGGGATCGAAAGCCGACTTCGAGGAACAGGATCGCCTCGGTGCCGGCAATTTCGCCCGTGCCGCGCGAGTTCGGAGGGTGCGCCGCGTGATCTATCTCGGCGGTCTCATCGGCGACGGCGAGTTGTCGCCGCACCTCGCGAGTCGGCAGGAAGTCGGCCGCATCCTTGCCGCCGAAGGGCCGCCCACGCTGGAGTTCCGCGCCTCCATCATCATCGGATCGGGGTCGCTCTCCTTCGAACTCCTGCGGAGCCTGGTCAACAAACTGCCGTTCATGGTCACGCCGCGCTGGGTTCGTACGCCGGCCCAGCCGATCGCGATCGACGACGTCATCGCCTACCTGATCCACGGGCTCGATCTCGATCTGGAGCGCAGCGCGGTGTTCGAGATCGGCGGGCCAGGACGGGTTACCTACGGCGAATTGATGCACGAGTACGCCCGCCAAGCCGGCGTGCGGCGCGTAATGGTCCCCATCCCCCTCCTCAGTCCGCGACTCTCGAGCCTGTGGCTCGGTCTCGTCACGCCCGTGTATGCGCGGGTGGGCCGGAAGCTCGTGACCAGCCTGCGGACCCAGACGGTCGTGCGCGATGCCGCAGCCCTCGATCGCTTCCCGATCCGTCCCCTCGATGTGCGCGAGGCGATCGAGCGGGCGTTGAGTGAGGAAGACGGCGCCATGGCCCGGACGCGGTGGAGCGACGCCGTCTCGTCAAGCGGCGGGCAGCCGTTCTGGGGCGGGCAGCGCTTCGGCTCCCGGATCGTCGACCGGCAGCAGGCGGAGGTGAAAGTCAGTGCCGAGCGCGCCTTCGCGCCGATCGAGCGCATCGGCGGCACGAACGGCTGGTACTACGCCAACTGGCTTTGGGAGCTCCGCGGATCCGCCGATCTCCTCCTTGGCGGGGTCGGCACGCGTCGCGGGCGCCCGCATCCGACTGCGCTACGCGCCGGCGACCCGCTCGACTTCTGGCGCGTGGAGGCCGTCGAACCCGGCCGCCTGCTCCGCCTGCGGGCCGAGATGAAAGTCCCGGGCCGTGCCTGGCTGCAGTTCGAGGTCGAACCTCGGAAGGCAGGCAGCCGGATCACGCAGACCGCGATCTTCGATCCTCTGGGCCTTGGCGGCCTGCTGTACTGGCATCTCCTGTACCCCATCCACCGGCTGATCTTCCGGGGGATGCTCCGCGGCATCGCGCAGCGCAGCGATTCGCGGCCCCCGCAAGGGACCTGACGACACGAGCAAGCGCGAGTAGCTACCAGAGTCGGTCCAGACCGTAGCGATCGAATACTCCGTCGATCGAGATGATCGGAAGACCGCGCGCGAGAGCCTGCGCCGCGAGCATTCGGTCGAACGGGTCCCGATGCGGGCCGGGCAGGCGCCCGGCGCGTTCCCCGTCGCTGACGCTGATCGGAAGTTCGCTGAACCCCTGGTCGGATATGCGGCCCGCCACGTCCAGGGCCACTGCCTCGCCACCCGGCAGTCTGCCGATCCGGTGCTTCGTCGCGATCTCCCAGGCGGATGCCGCGCTGACGGCGATGTCGTTCGTCTCGTCCGCAACAAGACGGCGAGCCTTCCGGGACAGCCGCCCGCTGTCCGCGATCCACCAGAGAAACGCATGCGTGTCCAGCAACGCGCGCACCGCTATCTGCCTTCCCAGGCGGCCAGTTCCTCCTCCGGCAGCGGGTCGAAGAAGCTGTCCGGGATCACGATCCGGTCCTTCAGGACGTCCGGCTGGCGCTTGCCGGCCGGCTTGCAGGCCACCAGCCGTGCCACCGGCTCGCCGCGGCGAGCGATGACGATGTCCTCTCCAGCCTCCACCTGTGCCAGAAGGCGAGAGAGCTGTGTCTTGGCTTCATGAACGTTCACGACGTGCGACATCTCTCCTCCGGAACTCAATATCTAGCTAGAAACCTAGTCAAGTTGCGATGGCGAACAAGACGCCGGCGTTCCGGAAGAACCGGGCGAAGTCTCGGCACCGCGTCGGCCCGCAAGGTTCCCTCCACCGGGCGGGCAGTGCAGGTTACCGCGCCCGCTGGACCGTCACCGCCCGGAAGGCGGCGACCGCGCACCCACAACGGAGTCTCCCATGATCGCTCAACAGACCCTCATGCAGTTCGACCATATCGTCGCGGGCTGCCGCGCCACGCTGGAAGCCGTGCCCGACGACCGCCTCGACTGGCGGCCGCACGAGAAGTCGTGGACGCTCGGCGCGTTGGCGACCCACGTCGCGATGCTGCCCAACTGGACCGTGGCGACGCTGACCATGTCCGAGTTCGACGTCGCGCCGGACGGCGACGGACCGCCGCAGAATCCCGAACTCGAGTCTTCGGCCGAACTCGTCGCGGCGCTCGAAGAGAGCGCGGCCGCGGCGCGGGAGACCATCGAGGCGACCCCGGACGAGGTCTTCGCCGGCACGTGGACGCTCAAGGTGGCGGGCGAGGATCGCTTCTCGATGCCCAAGGCGGTCGTGTTGCGGAGCTTCGTCCTCGACCACCTGATCCACCACCGCGCGCAACTGGGCGTCTACCTGCGGCTCCTCGACGTGCCGGTGCCCCAGATGTTCGGGCCCACGGCGGACTATCCGGAGATGTGACGGGAAGGGGCGGCGCCGCGGTCAGTCCAGCAGCTTCAGCCAGCTCCGCAGTTCGCTCGCCTTGTCGGCCTGGCGGCTGATCGATTCGCGGTTCACGTCGTTCAACTCGGTGGGGCCCCGATCGCGAACGGCCCCCGCCTCCTCCGCGGCCGCGTACGCCTCCTCGGCGTGCCTGAGGGCATCGACGAAGGCCCCGGCCGTCCGGTGTACCAGCGCCGCGGCGTCCGTCTTCCCCTCGCGGGCCGTTTCCAGCCGTTCCTCCGCCCGCTTCACCGCGAGAGTGGCGTGGGACAGCGCCCGGTACGCCGCGTCGTACGCCTCTTCCTTCGACATCGCCTTCCTGTAGGCGTCGAGGGCTCGCCTCGCCGGATCCTTCATCCCCCGTCCCCTCCAACGGTGCCAAAGCGGCTTCGGTCGATGTCGGGGATGATCCGGAGCGCGTTCTCGAAGTAGACCTTCCGCAGGACCTCGTCCGGCAGGTCGAGGCCGTACATGCGCCAGAAAGCGTGGTACCTCCGGTAGTAGGGGAAGTACTCGTCGGAGGTCTCCAGCACCCGGAAGTACGTGGGATACTCGTCCGGCGCCCAGGAATCCTTCCCCATCAGGATCCGGTCCTGGTACTCGATGAAGAACCCGCGGGCGAAGCGGGGCTGCCGGCCCGGCTCGTAGATCACGGCGCCGAGTCCGACGTTCATGTTCGGGATCTCGTCCAGGAGCTGCCCGAGGCGGCCGAGGTCGTGGCCGAGCCACGCGAGGTGCGCGGCGATGAACGTCGTCCCCGGGTGCCGGCGGAACATGTTCAACTGCTCCTCCAGCACCAGCTCGAAGGAGGGCGGGCCGGTCTGCCGGCGGCCGGGCCGCACGCGAAGCTCGAGCCAGCGCTCGTTGCGCTCGTCCATCGGCTCCCAGAAGGACGCCGGGTCCCCCGAGTGGATGAGGACGGGGATGCCGAGTTCTCCCGCCTTCGCCCAGATCGGGTCGAGGCGGGGGTCGTCCACCGGGACGCGCCGGTCGGCGGCATCGGTGAGCCACAGTCCGAGGTTCTTGAAGATCTTGAGCCCGCGCGCGCCGGCTTCGACATCGGCCTCCAGCCGGGCCGCGGCGAGCGCCCCGAATTCGGGGTTCCCGATGTCGCTGAAGTCGACGTTCGCGAACACGACGAAACGGCCGGGATACGCGGCCTCGAAGGCCTCGATCTGGTGCGCGAGCCGGGGGCCGGTGCCGCCGCTCAGGTTGACGCCGACGGCGAGGTTGAGCGCGTCCATGTCGCGCACGAGCTGGTCGAGTTGCGGGCGCGGCATCGTCCCGTTGAGGTGCAGGTGGACATCCACGAAGGGGAAGGCCGCGCGCGAGACCGGGTTCTCGGGCACGACCAGCGTCGAGCGGGGCTCGTACGCCTCGACCGTCATCGGCGGCGAGGTGTCCGGGGGCGTGGGTGGTGGGCCGCGCCGCACCTGAGCCGCGGCCGGCGTCGCCGCCGCCAGCACGATCGCGATCGCCATCCCCGTCCGCGCGTCCCTCATCCCGTCGTCTCCATCTTCAGGTCCGTACCAGCCTCCGAGCCGAACCTATGCCCCAAAGTGCGCGGCCATGCGATCCGCCAGCGCCGCGATCATCTTCTCGCCGAGTTCGGCGCTCGCCCCGCGCGCGTCGCCGAGGATCCCGTTCGGCGTCACGCTCGCGAACCCCTCGCTGAGCACGCGCCGGATGAGTTCCGGTTCCTCTTCGGGCGTCGTAAGGCGTCCGCACTCGGCCAGTTCCTCGCGGACGATCCCGTCGTGCATGGCCATCATGATTGACGTCTCGGCGATGTCCGCGTGGCCGCCTACGCGGCCCCCGAGCCCCGCCTCCGCCTCCGCGACACCGCGCCAGACGCCGATGACCTCGCCCAGGTCCGCGTATACGTCCACGGAACAGTCGGGCCCCGCCGCTTCGTTGAACGCGTCACGCGCCTCGGCGAGCGGAGCGAAGTTCCCTCCGTGGGATGGGACGAAGCAGACGCGCCGGAAGCCGTGGTGCGCGAGGCTGACGGCGTAGTCCCGGCACACGGCGAGGAAGGTCGCCTTCTCGAGGGACACGGTGCCGGGGAACGCCATGTGGTGCGCGGACCAGCCGACCCGGATCGTCGGCGCCACGAGCGCCCCGCCGAGCCGCCGGGCGATCTCGACCGCGAGCCGGTCCCCGTGCTCGGCGTCCACGAACAGCGGCAGGTGCGGCCCGTGCTGCTCCACCGCCCCCGCCGCGACGACGACGGTCGTGACCCCCGCCTCGATCGCCGCCCCGATCTCGGGCGAGGTCATCCGCTCCATCCGTATTTCGGCAGTCATTCGGGTGACGCTCCGGCTCGCTGGGCTGGAAGGGCGGCTGGGACACCAGGTCCCGCAGCCTGTCGCCAGCCGAAGATCCCCCGACCCGCGCGGGCGCGCTACCCTCGGCCGGTCATCCTTCCTCCAGGATCTCGCGCAGGCGCTCGATCTCCTCGGGTTCGAGCTTCCGCTCTTCCATCACCGCGGAGCCACGCGGCGGGAGGCGAAGACAAGGCGGAGGGCAGGGCCCGGGAGCCGGATTCGCGGGACCCTGTTTCAGATTTTGATGGGTTCATCTATTCTATACGGGCTATGTGGTCGGGTGGGGTGGCCGGTACCGGTTCCTTACCCGGGCCCGCTCCCTCCCGCGGAACCCCTGCCGAAACGAGGTAAGCGAGATGCGTACGCGCTCAGGGCTCCCGGTGTCTCTGTCTCTCCTCGCGGTGCTTGCCCTCGCCGCAGCCCCTCTTCCCGCGCTGGCCCAGGACGCCGATCTGCAGGCGGCCGTCCAGGCGCTCGAATGGCGCGAAATCGGACCCACGATCATGGGCGGCCGGGTCGCCGACCTCGCGGTCGACGAATCCGATCCGTCCACCTTCTACGTCGGCGTCGCGACAGGCGGCGTGTGGAAGACGATCAACGGCGGGACGACGTTCGAGTCCCTGTTCGACGATCAGCCGATGCTGTCCGTCGGGGACATCACCCTCGCCCCGTCGAACCCCAACGTCGTGTGGGTCGGGTCGGGAGAGCCGCAGAACCGCCAGTCCTCCCCGTGGGGGATGGGCGTGTTCCGGTCGACGGACGCCGGCCGCACGTGGACCCACCTCGGACTCGAGGCGACGCACCACATCTCCCGCATCCAGGTCCACCCGCGGGATCCGGACGTGGCCTACGTGGCGGCGATGGGCCGCCTGTGGGGCGCGAACCCGGAGCGCGGCGTGTACCGGACGATGGACGGGGGCGAGACGTGGGAACTCGTCCTCTACGTCGACGAGCACACGGGCGCGATCGACCTCGCCATGGATCCGGGCGATCCGATGACCCTGTTCGCCGCCATGTACCAGCGGCAGCGGACGCTGTGGGGCTTCAACGGAGGCGGGCCGGGCGGCGGCATCTACCGGACGATGGACGGCGGCGACAACTGGACGAAGCTCGCCGGCGGCCTGCCGGAGGGTGACGTGGGCCGCATCGGGCTCGACATCTACCGCCGGGACGGGAACCTCGTCTGGGCGATCGTCGAAGCCGACGCGCGCGCCCCGGGACAGGGCTTCGGTGCCCAGGAAGACGCCGACCGCAAGACGGGCACCTACAAGTCGACCGACCGCGGCGAGACGTGGGTGCAGACGAGCACGACGAACAACCGTCCCATGTACTACAGCCAGATCCGCATCGATCCGAACGATCCGGAGCGGCTCTACCTGGGCGGCGCGAACCTGTACCGCTCCTCCGACGGCGGAATCAACTTCACGCCGGACGCGGCCTCCGAGGTCCACTCCGACCACCACGCGCTGTGGATCAACCCGGCGAACTCCGACCACCTGATCCTGGGTGGGGACGGCGGCGTCTCGATCAGCTGGGACCGCTCGGACAACTGGCGCCAGCTGACGAACCTGCCGCTCGCGCAGTTCTACGAGATCGGCGTCGACAACCGCGAACCGTACCACGTGTGCGGCGGCCTCCAGGACAACGGCTCCTGGTGCGGTCCGTCGGACACCTGGTCCAACCAGGGGATCCGGCCCCGCGACTGGTATAACGTGGGAAGCGGCGACGGCTACTTCACCGTCCTCCACCCCAACGGCGAGGTGATGCTCGCGGAGTCCCAGAACGGGAACCTGATGCGGACGAACCTCAAGACGGGCGAACGGCTGCGGAAGCGCCCGCTGGGACGCCCCGGTGAGGACGAGGAGGATCCGCCCGACTACCGCTGGAACTGGGACACGCCCGTCGAGGTGTCGCCCAGCGACCCGAACACGGTCTACTACGGCGGGAACGTCCTGTTCAAGTCGACGGACTACGGGCAGACGTGGGAGCAGATCTCCCCCGACCTGACGAAGGCCATCGACCGGACGACGCTGGAGATCATGGGCGTCCTCGGCTCCGAGCCGATGATGTCGGCCAACGACGGGAC
This region includes:
- a CDS encoding FG-GAP-like repeat-containing protein, producing MPHIHQDSRLFVRVTLLAAAALGGGCGPGALDWVEEDGYRWAELRVSGDDEPGFERLDPSETGISFENVVTEEQYIANSHYLNGSGVAAGDVDRDGRVDLYLAGMDGPNRLYRNLGGWRFEDIAEEAGVAAADRFSTGAVFADVDGDGDLDLLVNALGGPNALYLNDGTGHFTDGTEEAGLSSTLGSMSMALADIDGDGDLDLYVVNNKVATVQDLFPPEVLQPSNLYRQTGDGFEILPEWREHFTLGEVQDGMVPRLELAEPDRLYLNDGTGRFTPVPWTEGAFLDEEGQPLATDPLEWGLAARFQDMDGDGDPDLYVCNDFHSPDHIWINDGAGRFRMLAPLAMRNTSFASMAVDFSDVDRDGVADFFVAEMLSREQRLRMKQMVGGEPDRPFAGRIRNRPQKPRNTLYVSRGDGTFAEAAQFAGLDASGWSWGSTFVDVDLDGFEDLLLGTGHFYDAMDKDAAQRVGSMDWRQRILGFPPLRLSNVAFRNRGDLTFEEVGEAWGFAGDEDITHGMAAADLDGDGDLDIVTNRLLAPAGVYRNVGRAPRVAVRLVGRGLNTGGVGAQIRLSGSGLPAQTKEIVAGGLYLSGSEAMASFAAPGGEMTIEVVWRDGTVSRVENVRTNRIYEIREPAAGGAAAAGTADPEAPLFDDVSDLLGHRHRENSFDDFAQQPLITWRLGQGGPGVAWGDIDGDGDTDALVGGGGGAGLSVFRGDGGGGFVPDRGAQGGGPAGPAPSPGDQTGLVIVPGRAGASVVVGTATYDGTDRAAPSATVLRASGTALREAQTLPAAESSTGPLAAADVDGDGDVDLFAGGRVVPGQYPAAATSRLFLNEGGRYVLDASNAAVLAGVGLVSGAAFSDVDADGDPDLLLAIEWGPVRLLVNRDGRFEDATAAFGLDSRTGWWNGVTTGDLNEDGLPDLIASNRGLNSQFTASPEHPATAYHADLDNDGFRDVIEARYDEFTRSMVPVRGLLTLAGGLPFLRNRIQGFEHYGQLGVNEILEQPADLLPTVEATTLAHTLFINRGGSFEAFDLPREAQLAPAFHAGVADMDGDGHEDVFLSQNLFALRGEADRNDGGRGLWLRGDGTGAVTPVPGQRSGIAVYGEQRGAAFADYDADGRVDVLVSQNAAGTKLYRNTGAKPGLRVRLRGAPGNPAAIGAAIRLEYAGGALGPLREVRAGGGYWSQDDPVQVMGLAAEPAAVRVRWPDGSETVTPLDAPTPLEVTIDATGALTARR
- a CDS encoding SDR family oxidoreductase encodes the protein MSLPASQDRRPRRVLVTGASGYVGGRLVPALEARGERVRCLARNPRYLSNRFSSRTEILAGDVLDPDSLSKALLGVDAAYYLVHSMGSKADFEEQDRLGAGNFARAARVRRVRRVIYLGGLIGDGELSPHLASRQEVGRILAAEGPPTLEFRASIIIGSGSLSFELLRSLVNKLPFMVTPRWVRTPAQPIAIDDVIAYLIHGLDLDLERSAVFEIGGPGRVTYGELMHEYARQAGVRRVMVPIPLLSPRLSSLWLGLVTPVYARVGRKLVTSLRTQTVVRDAAALDRFPIRPLDVREAIERALSEEDGAMARTRWSDAVSSSGGQPFWGGQRFGSRIVDRQQAEVKVSAERAFAPIERIGGTNGWYYANWLWELRGSADLLLGGVGTRRGRPHPTALRAGDPLDFWRVEAVEPGRLLRLRAEMKVPGRAWLQFEVEPRKAGSRITQTAIFDPLGLGGLLYWHLLYPIHRLIFRGMLRGIAQRSDSRPPQGT
- a CDS encoding type II toxin-antitoxin system VapC family toxin, which codes for MRALLDTHAFLWWIADSGRLSRKARRLVADETNDIAVSAASAWEIATKHRIGRLPGGEAVALDVAGRISDQGFSELPISVSDGERAGRLPGPHRDPFDRMLAAQALARGLPIISIDGVFDRYGLDRLW
- a CDS encoding type II toxin-antitoxin system prevent-host-death family antitoxin, which translates into the protein MSHVVNVHEAKTQLSRLLAQVEAGEDIVIARRGEPVARLVACKPAGKRQPDVLKDRIVIPDSFFDPLPEEELAAWEGR
- a CDS encoding DinB family protein, giving the protein MIAQQTLMQFDHIVAGCRATLEAVPDDRLDWRPHEKSWTLGALATHVAMLPNWTVATLTMSEFDVAPDGDGPPQNPELESSAELVAALEESAAAARETIEATPDEVFAGTWTLKVAGEDRFSMPKAVVLRSFVLDHLIHHRAQLGVYLRLLDVPVPQMFGPTADYPEM
- a CDS encoding amidohydrolase family protein; amino-acid sequence: MRDARTGMAIAIVLAAATPAAAQVRRGPPPTPPDTSPPMTVEAYEPRSTLVVPENPVSRAAFPFVDVHLHLNGTMPRPQLDQLVRDMDALNLAVGVNLSGGTGPRLAHQIEAFEAAYPGRFVVFANVDFSDIGNPEFGALAAARLEADVEAGARGLKIFKNLGLWLTDAADRRVPVDDPRLDPIWAKAGELGIPVLIHSGDPASFWEPMDERNERWLELRVRPGRRQTGPPSFELVLEEQLNMFRRHPGTTFIAAHLAWLGHDLGRLGQLLDEIPNMNVGLGAVIYEPGRQPRFARGFFIEYQDRILMGKDSWAPDEYPTYFRVLETSDEYFPYYRRYHAFWRMYGLDLPDEVLRKVYFENALRIIPDIDRSRFGTVGGDGG
- a CDS encoding creatininase family protein; translated protein: MTAEIRMERMTSPEIGAAIEAGVTTVVVAAGAVEQHGPHLPLFVDAEHGDRLAVEIARRLGGALVAPTIRVGWSAHHMAFPGTVSLEKATFLAVCRDYAVSLAHHGFRRVCFVPSHGGNFAPLAEARDAFNEAAGPDCSVDVYADLGEVIGVWRGVAEAEAGLGGRVGGHADIAETSIMMAMHDGIVREELAECGRLTTPEEEPELIRRVLSEGFASVTPNGILGDARGASAELGEKMIAALADRMAAHFGA